The following proteins come from a genomic window of Malus sylvestris chromosome 4, drMalSylv7.2, whole genome shotgun sequence:
- the LOC126619639 gene encoding BAHD acyltransferase DCR-like has translation MPSPDSFFSVISQCTIYPHQKSTIKSLKLSVSDLPMLSCHYIQKGVLLESPSCSFADLLPSLKHSLSLALSHFPALAGRFETDDDGRVHIVCNDAGVNFVHAKAKTLSVDAILRPNADVPHCFRKFFAYERTLSYTGHFRPLAAVQVTELADAVFIGCTVNHSVVDGTSFWHFFNTFAEINRGAKKMSKSPDFSRDTVFNSPAVLHFPEGGPKVTFSGNDPLRERIFHFSRESILKLKNRANNTLFKTTHNCNGFGNDHGNGLSESAEIFGKQCNDSWKAVPPYNGAKTSEISSFQSLSAQLWRSVTRVRNLPHSKTTTFRMAVNCRHRLQPKMDSHYFGNAIQSIPTVATAGDLLSRDLRWGAELLHKNVVAHDDATVRRGVEDWESAPRLFPLGNFDGAMITMGSSPRFPMYNNDFGWGKPLAVRSGAANKFDGKISAFPGREGNGSVDLEVVLAPETMAGLLSDGEFMQYVSAVE, from the coding sequence ATGCCTTCCCCCGATTCCTTCTTTTCCGTAATTTCGCAATGCACAATTTACCCCCACCAGAAATCCACAATCAAATCCCTGAAGCTCTCCGTCTCTGATCTTCCTATGCTCTCCTGCCACTACATCCAGAAGGGCGTCCTCCTCGAATCCCCGTCCTGCTCCTTCGCCGACCTCCTCCCCTCCCTCAAACACTCCCTCTCCCTCGCCCTCTCCCACTTCCCCGCTCTCGCCGGCCGCTTCGAGACCGACGACGACGGCCGCGTCCACATAGTCTGCAACGACGCCGGCGTCAATTTCGTCCATGCCAAAGCCAAGACCCTCTCCGTCGACGCCATCTTGCGGCCCAACGCCGACGTTCCACATTGCTTCAGGAAGTTCTTCGCCTACGAAAGGACTTTGAGCTACACCGGCCATTTCAGGCCTCTGgccgccgtacaggtcaccgagcTCGCCGACGCCGTCTTCATCGGATGTACGGTCAACCACTCCGTCGTCGACGGCACCTCCTTCTGGCACTTCTTCAACACCTTCGCCGAGATTAACAGAGGCGCCAAGAAAATGTCAAAATCTCCTGATTTTTCCCGTGACACCGTCTTCAACTCGCCGGCGGTGCTCCACTTCCCCGAAGGCGGCCCTAAGGTAACCTTTTCCGGCAACGACCCGCTGAGAGAACGAATCTTCCATTTCAGCAGAGAATCGATTCTCAAACTGAAAAACAGAGCCAATAACACTCTGTTTAAAACAACACATAACTGTAACGGTTTTGGTAACGATCACGGTAACGGCCTTTCTGAATCGGCCGAGATTTTCGGGAAGCAGTGCAATGACAGCTGGAAAGCCGTTCCTCCATATAACGGCGCGAAAACGTCGGAGATTTCGTCATTTCAATCTTTGAGCGCGCAGCTCTGGCGTTCCGTGACACGCGTCAGGAATCTGCCCCATTCCAAAACGACGACGTTCCGCATGGCTGTGAACTGCCGCCACCGCCTCCAGCCGAAGATGGACTCGCACTACTTCGGGAACGCGATACAGAGCATCCCGACCGTCGCTACCGCCGGCGATCTGCTTTCGCGAGATCTGCGCTGGGGAGCCGAGCTCCTTCACAAGAATGTGGTGGCGCACGACGACGCCACCGTTCGCCGCGGCGTGGAGGATTGGGAGAGCGCGCCGAGGCTCTTCCCGCTGGGGAACTTCGACGGCGCGATGATCACTATGGGCAGCTCGCCGCGATTCCCGATGTACAACAACGATTTCGGGTGGGGCAAACCTCTCGCCGTGCGGAGCGGCGCGGCCAACAAATTCGACGGCAAGATATCGGCGTTTCCTGGGAGGGAAGGCAACGGGAGCGTTGATTTGGAGGTGGTTCTGGCTCCCGAGACGATGGCGGGGCTGCTATCCGATGGAGAGTTCATGCAATACGTATCGGCTGTAGAATGA
- the LOC126619577 gene encoding transcription factor DIVARICATA-like, translated as MFRGMEIPSPTSYLQNSNWLFEESTGAEWTVEENKLFENALALYDKDTPDRWLRVAAMIPGKTVGDVIKQYKELEEDVSDIEAGLIPIPGYTSNNFTMEWVNNQGFDGLEQFYSVGGKRSSSTRPADQERKKGVPWTEEEHRQFLMGLKKYGKGDWRNISRNFVITRTPTQVASHAQKYFIRQLTGGKDKRRSSIHDITTVNLPDVKPASPDSTSKSPPSSDLSSTLVQQPHQHQKLASVSIDWKSPDEGQQMVFGSANGNNFMGPFCGMSSHVPKLEEQNFLSGNLHGSQLGHYNACFEMQSMRYQ; from the exons atgttcAGAGGAATGGAAATTCCATCTCCAACCTCCTATCTGCAGAACTCCAATTGGTTGTTTGAAGAAAGCACGGGAGCCGAATGGACTGTGGAAGAGAACAAGCTATTTGAAAATGCTCTCGCTTTATACGATAAGGATACACCCGATCGATGGCTCAGGGTGGCGGCTATGATCCCTGGAAAGACTGTTGGAGATGTGATCAAACAGTACAAGGAATTAGAAGAAGATGTTAGTGATATCGAAGCTGGGCTTATCCCAATTCCTGGTTACACCAGTAACAATTTCACAATGGAGTGGGTTAACAATCAGGGCTTTGATGGATTGGAGCAGTTTTACAGTGTTGGTGGAAAGCGAAGCTCCTCGACTAGGCCCGCAGATCAGGAGAGGAAGAAAGGGGTGCCATGGACAGAAGAAGAGCACAG GCAATTTCTGATGGGCCTTAAAAAGTATGGAAAAGGTGACTGGAGAAACATCTCTCGAAATTTTGTGATCACAAGGACGCCCACTCAGGTTGCTAGTCATGCACAAAAATACTTTATCAGGCAACTCACAGGAGGGAAGGACAAGAGAAGATCTAGCATCCATGACATCACAACCGTCAATCTTCCTGATGTGAAACCCGCCTCACCAGACAGTACTTCTAAAAGCCCACCATCATCGGATCTCTCCTCAACCCTGGTGCAGCAGCCACACCAGCACCAGAAGTTGGCCAGCGTGAGCATTGACTGGAAATCGCCCGATGAGGGACAGCAAATGGTTTTCGGTTCTGCAAATGGGAACAACTTCATGGGACCGTTTTGTGGGATGTCTTCACATGTACCTAAGCTTGAGGAGCAAAATTTTCTGAGTGGCAATCTTCATGGATCGCAGTTGGGACATTACAACGCCTGTTTTGAGATGCAATCAATGCGATATCAGTGA